Part of the bacterium genome, AAGGCAATAAAATCAGGGTGCCTGGAGTATAGGCCATTTAAATTGTTCATTTAACTTTTTAGTATGAGTATAGGCCGGCACCTTCCGCTCGGAGACGTCCTTTTTAACGACTACACCTCTTGGTATAATCAATAGTTGCCCCGGTTTTATGTTCTCAACATCTTTAATTTTATTGGCTTTTATAATTGTGTCAGGCAATACACCATGATTATGAGCTATCCTCCAAATGGTATCGCCTTTTTTTATTGTA contains:
- a CDS encoding LysM peptidoglycan-binding domain-containing protein, producing FGNGVAVLLIMVFLAGCTTGYRAGMHPPLKLKRELDSLKPNSLSQKAARYTIKKGDTIWRIAHNHGVLPDTIIKANKIKDVENIKPGQLLIIPRGVVVKKDVSERKVPAYTHTKKLNEQFKWPILQAP